Proteins encoded within one genomic window of Formosa agariphila KMM 3901:
- the accB gene encoding acetyl-CoA carboxylase biotin carboxyl carrier protein, translating into MDLKDIQNLIKFVAKSGASEVKLETDDVKITIKTGGDDKGETTTYVQQIPVGAPVAQAPVAQPVATAAPEAAAAPAVADPDSKYITIKSPIIGTLYRKPSPDKPLFVEVGQTINEGDVLCIIEAMKLFNEIESEVSGKIVKVLVDDASPVEFDQPLFLVDPS; encoded by the coding sequence ATGGATTTAAAAGACATTCAAAATTTAATCAAATTCGTTGCCAAATCTGGAGCAAGCGAGGTTAAATTAGAAACAGACGATGTAAAGATTACCATTAAAACAGGTGGTGACGATAAAGGTGAAACTACTACTTATGTACAACAAATACCTGTAGGCGCACCCGTGGCTCAGGCTCCTGTTGCACAACCTGTAGCAACAGCCGCTCCTGAAGCTGCAGCAGCGCCAGCTGTCGCAGACCCAGATTCAAAATACATTACTATTAAATCTCCAATCATTGGAACGTTATATAGAAAACCCTCTCCAGACAAACCACTGTTTGTAGAAGTTGGACAAACTATAAACGAAGGCGATGTACTTTGTATTATTGAAGCAATGAAACTTTTTAACGAAATTGAATCAGAGGTATCTGGTAAAATTGTTAAAGTTCTTGTAGACGATGCGTCACCAGTAGAATTTGATCAACCGTTATTTTTGGTAGATCCATCATAA
- a CDS encoding UvrD-helicase domain-containing protein: MESKATFSIYDASAGSGKTFTLVKAYLTILFKSKSHFQFKNILAITFTNKAVFEMKERIINTLKEFSNENVLVDGNDMFYMLCEELQMQPEALHSKSKMLLHTIIHNYAAFEISTIDGFTHRIIRTFAHDLKLPLNFEVDLDSESLLNKAVDQLIAKAGTDKEITDVLVRFAIEKADDDKSWNIALDLYKIAKLLIYENDIPYLEALKDKELSDFNTLKKQLYNDLNTLEASITEAAKHILNTFENNDLTVKDFSRGTLYNHFVNASEFKIHGLYKNQLEANIKDAKVYTKTLEASKKELIDGLLPEIESTYLKIKQAVYLFKFRKTISKNLTQLSVLNAINQELIALKEDENKMLISEFNTLISQQIASQPTPFIYERLGEKFNHYFIDEFQDTSKMQWNNLIPLVSEAIDAQDVEKDSGSLMIVGDAKQAIYRWRGGEAEQFIELSDLNSNHNPFNTPKNIQSLDTNYRSFKEVIHFNNTFFNHISGMAFSEEAYGNLYQRANQNQKNPNEGYVNISFLDLKDEDRDELYPEQVYNTIQECITNGYQLKDICILVRKTKNAVVTADYLSKQGVPIISSELLLIKQAPEVLFLTHLATVLFQPKNAEIKSEILYFLAEKFKVEDKHHFFAKHIALDNDALFKSFEQFGIFTSAKALIQLPLFDMFETMVREFNLVTYSNAYIQYYLDVVLEYTHKKDSDIFGFLEYFEAKIDKLSIVSPDGQDAVQIMTIHKSKGLEFPVVIFPFADLNIYEDIEPKEWFPLNAEEFNGFPYTLLDYNKSNFEEFGDEGLAISTKHESELELDSLNLLYVALTRPVEQLHIISSLAYDARKNINLKKYSGLFMDYLMQNQLWQDDTFNYRFGNPMRLTKPKKNDEEDKKEIQEVLEFISTAKKDHNIKIVASSGYLWDTKQQDAIEKGNLVHNLMAKIKVKQDIDVVLKEAEQSGLITAEQFTGLQERILQIIEHPELKAYFNADQTIYTERDIIKKDGTILRPDRLIINSDNEVTIIDYKTGTELDKHKMQLQLYQDSIEEMDFKVVAKILVYINEELQVRYV, encoded by the coding sequence ATGGAGAGTAAAGCGACTTTTTCTATTTACGATGCTTCTGCGGGTAGTGGAAAGACATTCACGCTTGTAAAAGCATACTTAACAATCTTATTTAAATCTAAAAGTCATTTTCAGTTTAAAAATATTTTAGCTATAACATTTACAAATAAGGCTGTTTTCGAAATGAAAGAGCGTATTATTAACACGCTTAAAGAATTTTCTAATGAAAATGTGCTAGTAGACGGAAATGATATGTTTTATATGTTATGCGAAGAGTTGCAAATGCAACCAGAAGCTTTACATAGTAAATCTAAAATGTTGCTGCATACAATTATTCATAATTATGCGGCTTTCGAGATTTCTACAATCGATGGTTTTACGCATAGAATTATAAGAACGTTTGCTCACGATTTAAAATTACCTTTAAATTTCGAAGTCGATTTAGATTCCGAAAGTTTACTAAATAAAGCGGTAGACCAATTAATTGCAAAAGCAGGTACCGATAAAGAAATTACCGATGTCTTGGTGCGGTTTGCTATAGAAAAAGCAGACGATGATAAAAGTTGGAATATTGCCTTAGATCTCTATAAAATTGCAAAACTGCTTATTTACGAAAATGATATTCCGTATCTGGAAGCCTTAAAAGATAAGGAACTTTCAGATTTTAATACACTTAAAAAACAACTCTACAACGATTTAAATACTCTAGAGGCTAGTATTACTGAAGCTGCAAAACACATATTAAATACATTCGAAAATAACGATTTAACCGTTAAAGATTTTTCAAGAGGAACGTTATATAATCATTTTGTAAATGCTTCAGAATTTAAAATACACGGACTTTATAAGAATCAATTAGAGGCGAATATTAAAGACGCTAAGGTGTATACAAAGACACTTGAAGCTTCAAAAAAAGAGCTTATAGATGGCCTTTTACCAGAAATAGAATCGACTTATTTAAAAATTAAGCAAGCCGTTTATTTATTTAAATTCAGAAAAACAATTTCTAAAAATCTAACACAACTTTCAGTATTAAATGCCATCAATCAAGAGTTGATAGCGCTTAAAGAAGACGAAAACAAAATGTTGATTTCAGAATTTAATACCTTAATAAGTCAACAAATTGCGTCGCAACCTACACCTTTTATTTACGAACGGTTAGGAGAAAAGTTCAATCACTATTTTATAGATGAATTTCAGGATACATCTAAAATGCAATGGAATAATTTAATTCCATTAGTGTCGGAAGCTATAGATGCACAAGATGTCGAAAAAGATTCTGGGTCGCTTATGATTGTGGGCGATGCAAAACAAGCCATTTACAGATGGCGTGGCGGAGAAGCAGAACAGTTTATAGAATTATCCGATTTAAATTCTAATCATAATCCGTTTAATACTCCTAAAAACATACAGTCTCTAGACACTAATTACAGAAGTTTCAAAGAGGTTATTCATTTTAATAATACGTTTTTTAATCATATTTCTGGAATGGCTTTTAGTGAAGAGGCCTATGGAAACTTATATCAGCGTGCCAATCAGAATCAAAAAAATCCAAATGAAGGGTATGTAAATATTTCGTTTTTAGATTTAAAAGATGAAGACCGAGACGAGCTCTATCCGGAACAAGTGTATAATACAATTCAAGAATGTATTACGAATGGCTATCAGTTAAAGGATATTTGTATTCTTGTTAGAAAAACCAAGAATGCTGTTGTTACTGCAGATTATCTAAGCAAACAAGGTGTACCAATAATATCATCAGAATTACTACTGATTAAGCAAGCTCCAGAAGTACTATTTCTTACGCATCTTGCAACAGTATTATTTCAACCTAAAAATGCAGAAATAAAATCTGAAATCTTATACTTCTTAGCCGAAAAATTTAAGGTTGAAGATAAACACCATTTTTTTGCTAAACACATTGCGTTAGACAATGATGCATTATTTAAAAGCTTCGAACAATTTGGAATTTTTACAAGTGCCAAAGCATTAATACAATTACCATTGTTTGATATGTTTGAAACCATGGTTCGAGAATTTAATTTGGTAACATATTCTAATGCTTATATTCAGTATTATTTAGATGTTGTTTTAGAATACACTCACAAAAAAGATTCAGACATATTTGGTTTTTTAGAATATTTTGAAGCTAAAATAGATAAGCTTAGTATTGTTTCTCCCGATGGGCAAGACGCAGTGCAGATTATGACCATTCATAAATCTAAAGGTTTAGAGTTTCCTGTAGTGATATTTCCGTTTGCCGATTTAAATATTTACGAAGATATAGAGCCAAAAGAGTGGTTCCCTTTAAATGCAGAAGAGTTTAATGGTTTCCCGTATACATTATTAGATTACAATAAGTCTAATTTTGAAGAATTTGGCGACGAAGGTCTTGCAATTAGTACAAAGCACGAATCGGAATTAGAATTAGACAGTCTTAACCTATTATATGTAGCGTTAACCAGACCTGTAGAGCAACTGCATATAATTAGTAGTTTAGCTTATGATGCAAGGAAGAACATTAACCTTAAAAAATATAGTGGGTTGTTTATGGATTATCTTATGCAGAATCAATTGTGGCAAGACGATACTTTTAATTATCGTTTTGGGAACCCAATGCGACTTACTAAACCGAAGAAAAATGACGAGGAAGATAAGAAGGAAATTCAGGAAGTTTTAGAGTTTATATCTACAGCAAAAAAAGATCACAATATTAAGATTGTTGCTAGCAGTGGTTATTTATGGGATACTAAACAACAAGACGCTATCGAGAAAGGAAATTTAGTCCATAATTTAATGGCTAAAATAAAGGTAAAGCAAGATATCGATGTTGTTTTAAAAGAGGCAGAGCAATCGGGGCTTATTACTGCCGAACAATTTACAGGACTTCAAGAACGGATTCTACAGATTATAGAACATCCCGAGCTTAAAGCATATTTCAATGCAGACCAGACTATTTATACAGAGCGCGACATTATAAAGAAAGATGGTACTATATTAAGGCCCGATCGACTAATTATTAATTCAGACAATGAAGTTACTATTATAGATTATAAAACGGGAACAGAATTAGATAAGCACAAAATGCAACTTCAGCTTTATCAAGATAGTATAGAAGAAATGGATTTTAAAGTTGTTGCTAAAATTCTTGTATATATTAACGAAGAGCTTCAGGTAAGATATGTTTAG
- a CDS encoding superoxide dismutase has product MAFELPKLQYAYDALEPNIDARTMEIHHTKHHQGYTTKLNGAIEGTELEGKSIEDILTSLDMSNGAVRNNGGGFYNHSLFWEIMNPEGKGRLSGDLKAAIEEAFESVDAFKEAFSNAAATQFGSGWAWLCVHKGGKVSVCSTPNQDNPLMPGVNCDGTPILGLDVWEHAYYLNYQNRRPDYINAFFDVINWNEVERRYAEAK; this is encoded by the coding sequence ATGGCTTTCGAATTACCGAAATTACAATATGCTTACGATGCATTAGAACCAAACATCGATGCTCGTACAATGGAAATACATCATACTAAACATCACCAAGGATATACTACCAAATTAAACGGCGCTATTGAGGGTACTGAATTAGAAGGAAAATCTATTGAAGACATTCTTACTAGTTTAGACATGAGCAATGGAGCAGTTAGAAATAACGGTGGTGGATTTTATAACCACTCTTTATTTTGGGAAATAATGAACCCTGAAGGTAAAGGTCGTTTATCTGGAGATTTAAAAGCAGCTATTGAAGAGGCTTTCGAATCTGTTGATGCTTTTAAAGAAGCTTTTAGTAATGCTGCTGCAACACAGTTTGGTTCTGGTTGGGCTTGGTTATGTGTACATAAAGGAGGTAAAGTTTCTGTATGTTCTACACCAAACCAAGACAATCCATTAATGCCAGGTGTTAATTGTGACGGAACTCCTATTTTAGGATTAGATGTTTGGGAACACGCTTACTACTTAAACTACCAAAATAGAAGACCAGATTATATTAATGCATTTTTTGATGTAATTAACTGGAATGAAGTAGAACGTCGTTATGCTGAAGCAAAATAA
- a CDS encoding OmpA family protein, with protein MKNLSRLLFAMLLVFGFSNTYAQDDNNPWAISFGVNAVDFYPNGDGSPFGEGFGDEYFNAGDHWNVLPSLSTITVARNITDALSFGVTGSINKIENYGDQEVSDWSYYGIDGTFKYGFLQHSVFNPFIGVGGGYTWVDEIGAGTVNGSLGFNIWFTENIGLTIESAYKHAFEDYLSSHFQHTAGIAIKFGGKDSDQDGVYDKDDACPDVFGLAIFNGCPDTDGDGIEDSKDSCPNEAGTAEFNGCPDTDGDKVADPDDKCPTVAGLVELNGCPDTDGDGVADPDDECPNNPGPAENKGCPWTDMDGDGVADKDDKCVDVPGTVANDGCPELSEAVQKSLNEYAKTILFDTGKSSIKSHSAEVLENITAIINEYPNAKFNVEGHTDSSGSDALNMKLSDERAAAVKDYLIGKGIDSSRLFSKGYGEEKPIDSNKTRAGRANNRRVEINLVK; from the coding sequence ATGAAAAATCTTAGCAGATTATTGTTCGCAATGTTGCTGGTATTTGGTTTTAGCAACACTTATGCGCAAGATGACAACAACCCATGGGCGATTAGTTTCGGGGTAAACGCGGTAGACTTCTATCCTAATGGTGATGGTTCTCCATTTGGTGAAGGTTTCGGAGACGAATATTTTAACGCTGGTGACCACTGGAATGTATTACCTTCTTTATCTACAATTACTGTAGCTCGTAATATTACAGATGCATTAAGTTTTGGAGTAACAGGATCAATTAACAAAATTGAAAACTACGGAGATCAAGAAGTTTCTGACTGGTCTTACTACGGAATTGATGGTACATTTAAGTACGGTTTCTTACAACACAGTGTATTCAATCCTTTCATCGGAGTTGGTGGGGGTTACACTTGGGTAGACGAAATTGGAGCTGGTACTGTTAATGGTTCATTAGGTTTCAATATTTGGTTTACTGAAAACATTGGACTTACAATCGAATCTGCTTATAAGCATGCTTTCGAAGATTACTTAAGTTCTCACTTCCAACATACTGCTGGAATCGCTATCAAATTTGGTGGAAAAGATTCTGACCAAGATGGTGTATACGATAAAGATGATGCTTGTCCAGATGTATTTGGTTTAGCTATCTTTAACGGTTGTCCTGATACTGATGGTGATGGTATCGAAGATTCTAAAGATTCTTGTCCAAACGAAGCTGGTACAGCTGAATTTAATGGATGTCCTGATACTGACGGAGATAAAGTAGCTGATCCTGATGACAAATGTCCTACTGTAGCTGGATTAGTTGAATTAAACGGTTGTCCTGATACTGACGGAGACGGTGTAGCTGATCCTGATGATGAGTGTCCAAATAACCCAGGTCCTGCTGAAAACAAAGGATGTCCTTGGACTGATATGGATGGTGACGGTGTTGCTGATAAAGATGACAAGTGTGTAGATGTACCTGGTACAGTTGCAAACGATGGTTGTCCAGAATTATCTGAAGCAGTTCAAAAATCACTTAACGAATATGCTAAAACTATCTTATTCGATACAGGAAAATCTTCTATCAAATCTCACTCTGCTGAAGTTTTAGAAAACATTACGGCTATCATTAATGAATATCCTAATGCTAAATTCAATGTAGAAGGTCACACTGATAGTTCTGGTTCTGATGCTTTAAACATGAAGTTATCTGACGAAAGAGCAGCAGCTGTAAAAGATTACTTAATTGGAAAAGGTATTGACTCTTCAAGATTATTCTCTAAAGGATACGGTGAAGAAAAGCCAATCGACTCTAACAAAACAAGAGCTGGTAGAGCTAACAACAGACGTGTAGAAATTAACTTAGTTAAATAA
- the accC gene encoding acetyl-CoA carboxylase biotin carboxylase subunit, with protein sequence MFKKILIANRGEIALRVIRTCKEMGIKTVAVYSTADAESLHVKFADEAVCIGPAPSSESYLKMSNIIAAAEITNADAIHPGYGFLSENAKFSKICEEHDIKFIGASAEMISKMGDKATAKETMKAAGVPCVPGSDGIIEDFETCQKIALETGYPVMLKATAGGGGKGMRAIWKEEDLKDGWDSARQEAKAAFGNDGMYMEKLIEEPRHIEIQIVGDSTGRACHLSERDCSIQRRHQKLTEEVPSPFMTKKLRDEMGKAAVQAAEYIKYEGVGTIEFLVDKHRKFYFMEMNTRIQVEHPITEQVIDFDLVREQIIVAAGVPITGKNYTPNLHSIECRINAEDPYNGFRPSPGLITTLHAPGGHGVRLDTHVYAGYSIPPNYDSMIAKLITTAQTREEAISKMKRALDEFVIEGIKTTIPFHRQLMDHPDYIAGNYTTKFMEDFVMEKPPKED encoded by the coding sequence ATGTTTAAAAAAATACTAATAGCCAATAGAGGAGAAATAGCACTACGTGTTATTAGAACCTGTAAAGAAATGGGAATTAAAACGGTTGCAGTGTATTCTACAGCCGATGCAGAAAGTTTGCATGTAAAATTTGCAGACGAGGCCGTGTGTATTGGCCCAGCACCAAGTAGTGAATCCTATTTAAAAATGTCTAATATAATTGCAGCTGCAGAAATTACAAATGCAGATGCTATTCACCCAGGATACGGGTTTCTTTCAGAAAATGCTAAATTTTCTAAAATATGCGAGGAACACGATATTAAATTCATTGGGGCGTCTGCCGAGATGATTTCTAAAATGGGTGATAAAGCTACTGCAAAAGAAACCATGAAAGCTGCCGGTGTACCATGTGTGCCAGGAAGTGATGGTATTATAGAAGACTTTGAAACTTGTCAAAAAATAGCTCTAGAAACCGGATATCCTGTAATGCTTAAAGCAACAGCAGGTGGTGGTGGTAAAGGAATGCGTGCCATTTGGAAAGAAGAAGACTTAAAAGACGGGTGGGATTCTGCACGTCAAGAAGCTAAAGCTGCCTTCGGAAATGATGGTATGTATATGGAGAAACTTATAGAAGAACCTCGCCATATCGAGATTCAAATCGTAGGAGATTCTACCGGAAGAGCTTGTCATTTATCAGAACGTGATTGTTCTATTCAGCGTCGTCACCAAAAACTAACAGAAGAGGTGCCTTCGCCGTTTATGACTAAGAAATTACGAGACGAAATGGGTAAAGCAGCTGTTCAGGCAGCAGAATATATAAAGTATGAAGGTGTAGGAACTATCGAATTTTTGGTAGACAAACACCGTAAATTCTACTTTATGGAAATGAATACGCGTATTCAAGTAGAGCACCCAATTACAGAGCAAGTTATAGACTTCGACTTAGTAAGAGAGCAAATTATTGTTGCTGCTGGAGTGCCTATTACTGGTAAAAACTACACCCCTAACTTACATTCTATCGAATGTCGTATTAATGCTGAAGATCCTTACAACGGATTCCGTCCGTCGCCAGGTTTAATTACAACATTACATGCGCCAGGTGGTCATGGTGTGCGTCTAGATACGCATGTTTATGCAGGATATAGTATTCCACCAAATTACGATTCTATGATTGCAAAGTTAATTACAACAGCGCAAACTCGTGAAGAAGCCATCAGTAAAATGAAACGTGCTTTAGACGAATTCGTAATAGAAGGTATAAAGACAACAATTCCGTTCCATAGACAGTTAATGGATCACCCAGATTATATTGCTGGGAACTATACCACAAAATTTATGGAAGATTTCGTAATGGAAAAACCTCCAAAAGAAGATTAA
- the mtgA gene encoding monofunctional biosynthetic peptidoglycan transglycosylase, with amino-acid sequence MKKIFRFLFKILIWFILVSTLIVVIYKFIPVPITPLMLIRSFETSETNVPKTWSHEWVDLDTISIAMQKAVICSEDQNFLNHNGFDFKAIEKAISSNQKGKRLRGGSTISQQTAKNVFLWPGRSWFRKGLEVYFTVLIEVIWSKSRILEVYLNSIEMGNNIYGCEAAAQFWFNTSAKKLSNYEAAAIASILPNPRVYKANPASAYIQKRKAWIVKQMNYFGPLRFETHEN; translated from the coding sequence ATGAAAAAAATATTCAGATTTTTATTTAAAATACTAATTTGGTTTATTCTTGTGTCTACATTAATAGTGGTAATTTATAAGTTTATTCCAGTGCCTATAACACCATTAATGCTTATCCGTAGTTTTGAAACCTCAGAAACTAATGTTCCAAAAACTTGGAGTCATGAATGGGTAGATTTAGATACTATTTCTATTGCCATGCAAAAGGCTGTTATTTGTAGTGAAGATCAGAATTTTTTAAACCATAATGGATTCGATTTTAAAGCTATTGAAAAAGCTATTAGTAGTAACCAAAAAGGTAAGCGTCTCCGTGGTGGAAGTACGATTTCTCAGCAAACGGCAAAGAACGTTTTTTTATGGCCTGGTCGGAGTTGGTTTCGAAAAGGTTTAGAGGTTTATTTTACAGTATTAATAGAAGTAATTTGGAGTAAATCGCGTATTCTGGAAGTATACTTGAATAGCATAGAAATGGGAAATAATATATATGGCTGCGAAGCTGCCGCTCAGTTTTGGTTTAATACATCGGCAAAAAAATTATCAAATTACGAAGCAGCAGCAATTGCTTCAATCTTACCAAATCCAAGAGTGTATAAAGCAAATCCAGCTTCAGCCTATATTCAGAAAAGAAAAGCTTGGATTGTAAAGCAAATGAACTATTTTGGACCTTTACGATTTGAAACCCATGAAAACTAA
- a CDS encoding PD-(D/E)XK nuclease family protein, giving the protein MTTFIEEVITNLQEKGLDLSELKFILPSKRAGTFLKHQLSRSTKQTMFAPEILSIEDFVESISGLKTVSNTELLFQFYNTYITLNTTENPDSFEVFSKWAQILLQDFNEIDRYLIPQQKIFEYLAAIQETNHWSVAEDKTDFIINYLAFWNKLHEYYTHFTTHLLTNNLGYQGLVYRQANVNVKTYVEQHKVQHVFLGFNALNTAEESIIQYILEETDALIYWDIDKTFYENPIHDAGLFTRQHAKNWKYFNTHPFNWITENYTKEKSINIIGVPKNVGQAKYIGGILKDLKKQNSTLENTAVVLGNEDLLLPVLNSIPDTVNALNVTMGFPLKSIPLASLFESLFHLHKNKPQSFYYKDVISILSHQFVRPLFVLEGDDFATNLIERIQTNNIVFISYKHLVDLCEPFKDVLSLLFDSWGNNATKALKQSRDYIYVLKEHLSINKDEHILSLEYTYRFHELFNELDRLNTTYNFFQSISALHQVYKELLSSETLDFQGEPLQGLQIMGMLESRVLDFETVIISSVNEGVLPAGKSNNSFIPLDVKLENGLPTFKEKDAVYTYHFYRLLQRAKNVYIIYNTEVDALKGGEKSRFLTQLELEKIHKPKYIMAAPVVNLVEQKLKTVPKTSLVVDRLKEIAKYGFSPSSLTNYVRNPIDFYYQKVLKIQEYDEVEETVAANTLGTVVHNTLEDFYKPLIKKQLTEAHLTEMKSKISSTVLHHFKLTYNDGDISTGKNLISFEIAKRYVSNFINSELKEVKAGRIIKIIAIEADFERVKINIPELDFPVTIGGKVDRVDEYDGTTRIIDYKTGKVEQSQVEIIDWDELTTDYKKYSKPFQILCYAYMMLSDGKLKFPLEAGIISFKNLNGGFLKFTKKVKTGPKATKITAIDKETIQLFEEQLKVLVLDIFNTENDFEEKDVSH; this is encoded by the coding sequence ATGACAACTTTTATAGAAGAGGTTATTACTAACCTGCAAGAGAAAGGTCTTGACCTTTCAGAATTAAAATTTATTCTTCCAAGTAAACGTGCGGGGACTTTTTTAAAGCATCAGCTTTCTAGGTCTACCAAGCAAACCATGTTTGCTCCAGAAATATTAAGTATCGAAGACTTTGTTGAATCTATTTCAGGTTTAAAGACGGTTTCGAATACAGAATTACTATTTCAATTTTACAACACCTACATAACTCTTAACACTACCGAAAATCCAGATTCTTTCGAGGTGTTTTCTAAGTGGGCACAAATTCTACTTCAGGATTTTAATGAAATCGACAGATATTTAATTCCGCAGCAAAAAATATTCGAATATTTAGCAGCTATACAGGAAACAAATCATTGGTCTGTTGCAGAAGATAAAACAGATTTTATAATCAATTATCTTGCATTTTGGAATAAACTTCATGAATATTATACTCACTTTACAACACATTTATTAACTAATAACTTGGGGTATCAAGGGTTAGTTTACAGACAAGCTAATGTAAACGTGAAAACGTATGTCGAGCAGCATAAAGTGCAACATGTGTTTTTAGGTTTTAATGCTTTAAATACAGCAGAAGAATCTATTATTCAATACATATTAGAAGAAACAGATGCTTTAATTTATTGGGATATAGACAAAACGTTCTATGAAAATCCTATTCATGATGCAGGGCTGTTTACAAGGCAACATGCTAAAAATTGGAAGTATTTTAATACGCATCCTTTTAATTGGATTACCGAAAATTATACAAAAGAGAAATCTATAAATATAATAGGTGTTCCTAAAAATGTTGGGCAAGCCAAATATATAGGCGGAATTTTAAAAGACCTTAAAAAACAAAATAGTACTTTAGAAAATACTGCAGTGGTTTTAGGAAACGAAGATCTTTTACTTCCAGTTCTAAATTCTATTCCAGACACTGTAAATGCGTTAAACGTGACTATGGGGTTTCCTTTAAAATCGATTCCCTTGGCTTCGCTGTTCGAGAGTCTATTTCATTTACATAAAAACAAGCCGCAATCATTTTACTATAAAGATGTCATTTCAATATTATCGCATCAATTTGTGCGACCTCTATTTGTTTTAGAAGGAGACGATTTTGCGACTAATTTAATTGAGAGAATTCAAACCAATAACATTGTCTTTATCTCTTATAAGCATTTAGTTGACTTATGCGAGCCTTTTAAAGATGTGCTTAGCTTGTTGTTTGATTCGTGGGGTAATAATGCCACAAAGGCTTTAAAACAGTCTAGAGATTATATTTATGTTTTAAAAGAACATTTAAGTATTAATAAAGATGAACACATATTAAGTTTAGAATATACATATAGATTTCATGAGCTTTTTAACGAGTTAGACCGCCTAAATACAACCTATAATTTTTTTCAATCTATAAGTGCATTACATCAAGTTTATAAAGAGCTATTGAGTAGTGAAACTTTAGATTTTCAAGGCGAACCATTGCAAGGATTACAAATTATGGGAATGTTAGAATCGCGTGTTCTAGATTTTGAAACGGTTATTATATCGTCTGTAAATGAAGGTGTATTGCCAGCTGGTAAAAGCAATAACTCCTTTATACCTTTAGATGTTAAATTAGAGAATGGTCTGCCAACCTTTAAAGAAAAAGATGCCGTGTATACCTATCACTTTTATCGTTTATTGCAACGCGCTAAGAATGTATATATTATCTACAATACAGAGGTAGATGCTTTGAAAGGTGGTGAGAAAAGTCGTTTTTTAACTCAGCTCGAGTTAGAAAAAATTCATAAACCAAAATACATAATGGCCGCTCCAGTTGTGAATTTGGTAGAACAAAAATTGAAAACAGTACCCAAGACAAGTTTAGTTGTAGACCGTTTAAAAGAGATTGCTAAATATGGATTTTCTCCGTCGTCTTTAACTAACTATGTTCGTAATCCAATAGATTTCTATTATCAAAAAGTCCTTAAAATTCAAGAATATGATGAGGTCGAAGAAACAGTTGCCGCTAATACTTTAGGAACTGTAGTGCATAATACCCTTGAAGATTTTTATAAACCATTAATCAAAAAACAGTTAACTGAAGCGCATTTAACGGAAATGAAATCTAAAATTTCAAGTACTGTTTTGCATCATTTTAAATTAACTTATAACGACGGCGATATTAGTACAGGAAAAAATTTAATAAGTTTTGAAATTGCTAAACGTTATGTTTCTAATTTTATTAATTCAGAATTAAAAGAAGTTAAGGCAGGTAGAATTATTAAAATTATTGCCATAGAAGCCGACTTTGAAAGAGTTAAAATTAATATACCTGAATTGGATTTTCCAGTCACTATTGGAGGAAAAGTAGATCGTGTAGATGAATACGATGGTACCACGCGAATCATCGATTATAAAACAGGAAAGGTAGAACAGTCGCAAGTAGAGATTATAGATTGGGATGAACTTACTACCGATTATAAGAAATACAGTAAGCCCTTCCAGATTTTATGTTATGCTTATATGATGCTTTCTGATGGGAAGTTGAAGTTCCCTTTAGAGGCAGGAATTATATCGTTTAAAAATTTAAATGGAGGTTTTCTAAAATTCACAAAAAAAGTCAAAACCGGACCAAAAGCGACTAAAATTACTGCTATAGATAAGGAGACTATTCAATTGTTTGAAGAACAGCTAAAAGTTTTGGTATTAGATATTTTTAATACTGAAAACGATTTTGAAGAAAAAGACGTGAGTCACTAA